A genome region from Anopheles stephensi strain Indian chromosome 2, UCI_ANSTEP_V1.0, whole genome shotgun sequence includes the following:
- the LOC118505835 gene encoding dynein heavy chain 6, axonemal — protein sequence MNANSNVYLGEWYQKEADLNRQLVVSFFPSDNAVELVDLKTRKTFLRRTKIEELNENDFFIGAKLLIFGKQINILDYGDAKTRNKKSDEQLSFGLIKAEALLHVGEILTRIHKAGLGVRRLAMLKIDENYSSMLKSVRSEASSLNYLMDCMPSQSFVALEIIGNNAYNQYRELCGPESISEAKQCAPNSFRGLERKKRIAARTRQLNIPVPIDLEVLIDERIKQLKDNSFVFLTYAYSKNSEHFTPKTIFDGIVEAYNGVDRYVLQFDRIRLSYQENLAVDHGVIRGETNLEVLKMYCERFSNQMTELEKIRESHPLGLLQVKQVAFREEITPICQQLLAVLDETIPRLAMEKINYVEQKGEELQTKLLIVPEETNHYIYYFNHLEVCHEHVASLQKELSYAYEALKIMKHYSVTFSDEDKDKYLDMEEFLSEISITLESKRAQKQDLINKFDLCLQADITKIFSEVEDIHEEVLKEWLLDLGSDPAQVRDCLIDLSERLTMCQRKAQEYKKYQKEFRLEVTRFEKLDQVINEVKLRQILWDSVQQWKESVEIWNEIHFHELSMDEVEALNTKILKNCAMLDKNLPKNDIIPKLKAEAEEFKDKIPVLGFLRNPALKTRHWIKIEQILNRHLAEETEIYLHTFEDANAFEEDVAAELMEVSNMASAEAGLETLLNKVENAWKELELTVISHRDHRDVFVLAGIDEIQTVLDESSINVSTVAASRHVGPIKPKVDDWVSQLDLFSRTLDEWMQCQQSWIYLEAIFSAPDIQRQLPHETQMFLQVDKAWKDLMRRTQKAPLALGAMTAEGVLEQLQINNGLLEKVTRCLEAYLEVKRMAFPRFYFLSNDELLEILAQTKNPYAVQPHLSKCFDAIAKIEFGRKKTDAGESVMTNDIIAMISPEGERLTFGVGLKARGAVEDWLSKVEEAMFLAVKRYMRQGIRVYGLKDRSYWMQEHPNQVVLTISQQQWAADVHNILDGGGNVDRGMEEFHGQLTKNLTVLAAIARTKISKLVRKVLCALITIDVHARDMIAGMIAKRVQKSTDFEWLKMLRYYWMSETELIETKMASANLPYFYEYLGAGGVLVITPLTDRCYLCLMGALQMDLGGAPAGPAGTGKTETTKDLAKALAIQCVVFNCSDGLDYKMMGRFFTGLAQSGAWCCFDEFNRIDIEVLSVIAQQLITIRNAKAAKMKRFLFEGREIRLKPSCAAFITMNPGYAGRTELPDNLKALFRPISMMVPDYALIAEVILYSEGFEGSKILAKKMVQMYKLCSEQLSQQDHYDFGMRAVKSVLVMAGALKRASPDQREDVTLISALRDSNLPKFLANDAVLFNGILSDLFPGVDLPEPERGELQQAIEQCMIDRNLQPVPELVLKTLQLYETMVVRWGVMLVGPTGSGKTTVLHILANAFEKLHAEAVPGPLYRPVRIQTLNPKAISMDELYGFVNLATMEWRDGLLGLAIRSAVIVTDEIHQWVVCDGPVDAVWIENLNTVLDDNKMLCLANSERIKLTSWVHMVFEVQDLAQASPATVSRCGMVYMDPVHLGWSSLVRSWLNSVQHLHLDGDLKSHVLALYERHYENVTKFLHRNCKWSIHQVNISKLTMMTKLLYLLLQETQGLHLMERGEAKHYIFKMFTWSMLWSFGGNLLDESKVQFEQYYRTLQNEEEIGLLPKDTLWDFRINTKTRTWESWNAMHPKFVYNPSVPYFDLLVPTLDTTKYGFVAEMLLHHQYPVMFTGDTGVGKSVLAREILNRLMQRDVIPIFVNFSAQSESARTQEIIESRLERRKKTLLGAPINKRIVVFIDDVNMPKLDRYGSQPPIELLRQFADFRGLYDREKMYWKDIVDVTLGAACAPPGGGRNVLTARFIRHFALFSLPSPSSDTLKTIFKAILAGFLNEFNMAIRPLADPIVETAVAVYERISAELLPTPKKSHYVFNLRDLSKCVQGVLQADSSSYINPIQLMRLFYHESLRIFYDRLINEEDKLYFKQLLQDCCEKFFETTVVQPEETIMFGDFMVFGQAADDRVYEEIKEMKKLKSILVDYLEDYNGTVGSEMNLVFFADAVEHIVRLARLLRSERGNGLLVGVSGMGKQSLAKLASHINGYQCHQIALRRGYDHSCFHEDLRRIYWIAGVLNKPTVFLITDTQIVHEAFMEDINNILNSGEVPNLFEGDEYEKIILNSRQPCIESGYANQTRDGIFEFFIKRVRANLHVIMCMSPVGDTFRGRCRMFPSLVNCCTIDWFVKWPAEALRSVAIGSLKDVSDNEVQCKHLAQICVMIHESVESISERFYREMRRHYYTTPSSYLQLLNQYRVLVQKRIDSIVQKKDRIANGLSKILETNQVVAEMGEELKKFVPILEEKSKNMKELLAKLDKDNAMAESVKKSVAKDEAEAKIKASETQEIADEAAKDLEIVMPTLQAAQDALKSLNKNDINELRVFQKPPKLVQFVMEAVCILLGAKPDWNTAKVVMSDVNFLKKLEDYDKEHISEAIIKKIKTYVDHKDFQPATIEKVSKVAKSMCLWVIAIEKYAKIYKVVEPKIKRQKAAEQELGEVMQLLKSKQSELAEIEAKITMLMANLEEKKREMKLLQDHNDLTSARLNRAGRLTSALADEEVRWRETVKQLTAEHFAVPGDVLVASAYVAYLGAFPIDYRRTLSEIWVSECKRLNIPSSPTFSLVQILGDSYQIRQWNMYGLPRDEISVENGIIATEGGRWPLMIDPQEQANRWIRNMESRNELRIIKLTDGNMMRILEICIRQGFPMLIEDVQETLDPVLGTVLMKQIFLQNGRLMIKLGDVDVDYDTNFRLYMTTKLPNPHFLPEICIQVSLVNFLVSRSGLEDQLLAEIIKIELPEMEKQRNDLITTINADKQQLLLLEDKILKVLYSSQGNILDDEELVESLNESKEMSTIIADRLIETERTELNIAATREKYRVLAARGAILYFVVASLSEIDPMYQFSLRYFTQVYCSVVEQPHARMDLPERLATLLEDITFTVFANICRGLFEKHKLICGFLVAFAICREAQQFSDEEFSFIVRGPSQRKFSLEGKPPFLTDSQWIACCFLEVYDSVKFAELTKQLHRTLLIRIEDFQEDLCLAPVPAPAAIDWNARLSVSEKLMLVAALKDEFLVIAVTEFIRHALGKRYTEPPKNTSLASLYADISPTIPLVFVLSAGSDPMTALIKFAQERDCVERLHSISLGQGQGPAAESLIEAGTRGGHWVFLQNCHLATSWMEAMEKIVNRIAMGLQTVDASFRLFLSSMPVRTFPISVLQNSVKVTNEPPKGLRSNLVRSLTELDRSWFEFHVLGAQWRALVFGLCMFHGVILERRKFGPLGWNITYEFSESDRECALRTLDIYCDREQRAPIPWDALEYINGEITYGGRVTDVWDQRCLRAVLKRFSSPLILTDGYSYSGSGLYRCPAGDEARKIDGFLEYAGQLSIHDPPDIFGMHENANIIFNRNETYFFLSTLLESQSGGDSLGEEAMAAMDKMCLEKIDSIRKAVAPSIGYDELHPSLLQRDAKNRIPSLTTVLLQEVDRFDRLLSVLHGSLRDLEKAIQGFVVMSESLETIYRAFGNNQVPQAWHSKGYLSTKTLASWVTDLQHRIEYVRSWCVEGLPISSWVCGLFFPQSFLTGTLQTYARKHNVPIDTLRFDFEIMSVTLHQSAIYEDRSKQGTSELFQNLNPPGDGIFIHGLFIEAGRWDPAEGGLCDARHRELIAHLPVVWLKPCTDLTVGNRYEAPLYKTSVRAGVLSTTGQSTNFVLSVLLDSELPSDYWILRGTALVTLITD from the exons GAAAACCATATTCGACGGTATTGTCGAGGCGTACAATGGCGTCGATCGGTACGTACTTCAGTTCGATCGAATTCGCTTGTCGTACCAGGAAAATCTTGCCGTCGATCATGGCGTGATCAGGGGTGAAACGAATTTGGAAGTTCTTAAAATGTACTGCGAACGCTTTAGCAATCAGATGACCGAGCTGGAGAAGATCCGGGAATCGCATCCGCTGGGTTTGCTGCAGGTGAAACAGGTGGCGTTCCGGGAAGAGATTACACCCATCTGCCAGCAGCTGCTGGCGGTGCTGGACGAAACCATTCCCCGGCTGGCAATGGAGAAGATCAACTACGTCGAGCAGAAGGGCGAAGAGCTGCAGACGAAGCTGCTTATCGTGCCGGAGGAAACGAATCACTACATCTACTACTTCAACCATTTGGAAGTTTGCCATGAACATGTGGCGAGCTTGCAGAAGGAGCTCAGCTACGCTTACGAAGCgttaaaaattatgaaacaCTACAGTGTTACCTTTTCGGACGAGGACAAAGACAAGTATCTGG ATATGGAGGAGTTTCTGAGTGAAATCAGCATTACGCTGGAAAGCAAACGGGCGCAAAAGCAGGATCTGATCAACAAGTTTGACCTGTGTCTGCAGGCGGATATTACGAAAATATTCTCCGAAGTCGAAGACATCCACGAGGAGGTGCTGAAGGAGTGGCTGCTCGATTTGGGATCCGATCCGGCCCAGGTTCGCGACTGCCTGATCGATCTGTCCGAACGCTTAACCATGTGCCAGCGGAAGGCGCAGGAGTATAAAAAGTATCAGAAAGAGTTTCGCCTAGAGGTGACCCGGTTCGAGAAGCTGGATCAGGTCATCAACGAGGTAAAGCTGCGCCAGATCCTGTGGGACAGTGTGCAGCAGTGGAAGGAGTCGGTGGAGATATGGAACGAAATACACTTTCACGAGCTGAGCATGGACGAGGTGGAAGCGCTCAACACCAAGATCCTGAAGAACTGTGCGATGCTCGATAAGAATCTGCCGAAAAATGACATCATCCCGAAGCTGAAGGCGGAAGCGGAAGAGTTTAAGGACAAGATACCGGTGCTGGGATTTTTGCGCAATCCGGCTCTCAAAACGCGGCACTGGATCAAGATCGAACAGATCCTTAACCGCCATCTGGCCGAAGAGACCGAAATCTATCTGCACACGTTCGAAGATGCCAACGCGTTCGAAGAGGACGTAGCGGCCGAACTGATGGAAGTGTCGAACATGGCCAGCGCCGAAGCGGGCCTAGAAACGTTGCTGAACAAGGTGGAGAATGCATGGAAGGAGCTGGAGCTGACCGTGATCAGCCATCGCGATCATCGGGACGTGTTTGTGCTGGCGGGCATCGACGAAATCCAAACCGTGCTGGATGAGTCCAGCATCAACGTTAGCACGGTGGCCGCCTCTAGACACGTGGGTCCTATCAAACCGAAGGTAGACGATTGGGTATCGCAGCTCGATCTGTTTTCCCGCACGCTGGACGAGTGGATGCAGTGCCAGCAGTCGTGGATTTATCTGGAAGCCATATTTTCGGCCCCCGACATCCAACGCCAGCTACCGCACGAAACGCAAATGTTCCTGCAGGTGGACAAGGCGTGGAAGGATCTGATGCGCCGCACCCAGAAAGCCCCCCTCGCGCTCGGTGCCATGACGGCCGAAGGTGTGCTGGAGCAGCTTCAGATCAATAACGGATTGCTGGAAAAGGTGACCCGCTGTCTGGAGGCGTACCTGGAggtgaagcggatggcgttTCCAAGATTTTACTTTCTGTCCAACGACGAGTTGCTGGAGATACTGGCACAAACGAAAAACCCGTACGCCGTACAGCCTCACCTTTCCAAGTGCTTCGATGCGATTGCCAAGATTGAGTTTGGCAGGAAGAAAACGGACGCGGGCGAATCGGTCATGACCAACGACATTATTGCGATGATCTCGCCGGAAGGTGAACGGCTCACGTTCGGCGTCGGTTTGAAAGCGCGTGGTGCTGTCGAGGACTGGCTGTCGAAGGTGGAAGAAGCCATGTTTCTGGCGGTGAAGCGCTACATGCGCCAGGGCATTCGGGTTTACGGGTTGAAGGATCGTTCCTACTGGATGCAGGAGCATCCGAATCAGGTTGTACTGACCATTTCCCAGCAGCAGTGGGCAGCGGACGTGCACAACATTCTCGACGGTGGTGGCAACGTGGACAGGGGGATGGAAGAGTTTCACGGCCAGCTCACCAAAAATTTGACCGTACTAGCTGCGATCGCACGCACCAAAATTTCCAAACTCGTGCGCAAGGTGCTGTGTGCGCTGATCACTATCGATGTGCACGCGCGCGACATGATCGCAGGAATGATCGCGAAAAGGGTGCAAAAATC CACGGATTTTGAATGGTTAAAAATGCTACGCTACTACTGGATGTCGGAAACGGAGCTGATAGAAACGAAAATGGCATCGGCCAATCTGCCCTACTTCTACGAGTATCTCGGTGCGGGCGGAGTGCTGGTCATTACACCGCTTACCGACCGGTGCTACCTGTGCCTGATGGGAGCGCTTCAAATGGATCTGGGCGGTGCACCAGCCGGACCGGCCGGTACGGGCAAAACGGAAACAACCAAAGATCTGGCCAAGGCACTCGCCATCCAGTGTGTGGTGTTTAACTGCTCCGATGGGTTGGATTACAAAATGATGGGACGGTTCTTTACGGGGCTGGCCCAATCGGGCGCCTGGTGCTGTTTCGACGAGTTCAATCGCATCGATATCGAGGTGCTGTCGGTCATTGCTCAGCAGCTGATTACGATACGAAATGCAAAGGCTGCCAAAATGAAGCGGTTTCTTTTTGAGGGGCGCGAAATACGGCTCAAACCTTCGTGTGCCGCTTTTATCACGATGAATCCAGGGTACGCCGGTAGAACCGAGTTGCCCGACAACCTGAAGGCTTTGTTTCGACCGATCTCAATGATGGTACCGGACTACGCGCTGATCGCGGAGGTCATCCTCTACTCGGAAGGGTTCGAGGGATCGAAGATACTGGCCAAGAAGATGGTGCAAATGTACAAACTGTGCAGCGAGCAGCTGAGCCAGCAGGATCATTACGATTTTGGAATGCGCGCGGTCAAGAGTGTGCTCGTGATGGCGGGTGCCCTGAAACGTGCCTCGCCTGATCAACGGGAAGATGTGACACTCATTTCGGCGCTGCGTGACTCCAACTTGCCAAAGTTTCTGGCCAACGATGCTGTGCTGTTTAATGGCATACTGAGCGATCTGTTCCCGGGCGTCGATTTACCCGAACCGGAACGGGGAGAGCTACAGCAAGCCATCGAACAGTGCATGATCGATCGCAATCTGCAGCCGGTTCCGGAGCTGGTGCtgaaaacgctccagctctaCGAAACGATGGTGGTCCGGTGGGGTGTAATGCTGGTTGGCCCCACCGGGAGCGGTAAAACGACGGTGCTTCACATACTGGCCAATGCGTTTGAAAAGCTGCACGCCGAAGCCGTTCCCGGCCCACTGTACCGTCCGGTGCGCATACAAACGCTCAATCCCAAAGCGATTTCGATGGATGAGCTTTATGGATTCGTAAATTTGGCCACCATGGAATGGCGCGATGGGCTGCTTGGGCTGGCTATAAGATCCGCCGTGATCGTAACGG ACGAAATTCACCAATGGGTTGTGTGCGATGGGCCAGTCGATGCGGTGTGGATCGAGAACCTCAACACCGTACTGGACGACAACAAAATGTTGTGCTTGGCCAACTCGGAACGCATCAAGCTGACGAGCTGGGTGCACATGGTGTTCGAGGTGCAGGATCTGGCGCAAGCCTCCCCGGCCACCGTCTCCCGGTGCGGCATGGTGTACATGGATCCGGTACACCTCGGGTGGTCCTCGCTGGTGAGATCGTGGCTCAATTCGGTCCAGCATCTGCATCTGGATGGTGACCTAAAGTCGCACGTACTAGCGCTGTACGAACGGCACTACGAAAATGTGACCAAGTTTCTGCATCGCAACTGCAAGTGGAGCATTCATCAGGTGAACATCAGCAagctgacgatgatgaccAAGCTGCTGtatctgctgctgcaggaaACGCAAGGATTGCATCTGATGGAGCGCGGCGAAGCCAAGCATTACATTTTCAAAATGTTCACCTGGAGCATGCTGTGGTCGTTTGGTGGCAATTTGCTGGATGAATCGAAGGTACAGTTCGAGCAGTACTATCGGACGCTGCAGAACGAGGAAGAAATAGGCCT TCTGCCCAAGGATACGCTGTGGGATTTCCGCATCAACACGAAAACACGCACCTGGGAAAGCTGGAACGCAATGCATCCCAAGTTTGTCTACAATCCGTCGGTGCCCTATTTCGATCTGCTCGTTCCCACGCTCGATACAACCAAGTATGGGTTTGTGGCGGAAATGCTACTCCACCACCAGTACCCGGTGATGTTCACCGGTGATACCGGCGTCGGAAAGTCGGTACTTGCCCGCGAAATCCTAAACCGACTGATGCAACGTGACGTGATACCGATCTTTGTGAACTTTTCCGCCCAGAGCGAAAGTGCACGCACGCAAGAGATCATAGAATCCCGGCTGGAACGGCGCAAAAAGACCCTTCTGGGGGCACCGATTAACAAGCGGATTGTAGTGTTCATTGACGACGTCAACATGCCGAAGCTGGACCGATACGGAAGTCAACCACCGATCGAGCTGCTGCGCCAGTTTGCCGATTTCCGTGGACTGTACGACCGGGAAAAGATGTACTGGAAGGACATTGTGGATGTAACGCTTGGGGCGGCCTGTGCACCACCGGGCGGTGGTCGGAATGTGCTGACGGCACGGTTCATTCGCCACTTTGCCCTGTTCTCGTTACCCTCGCCCAGCAGTGACACACTGAAGACGATCTTTAAAGCCATTTTGGCCGGTTTCTTGAACGAGTTCAACATGGCGATCAGGCCGCTGGCTGACCCGATCGTTGAGACGGCTGTGGCAGTGTATGAACGCATATCGGCTGAGTTGTTGCCGACGCCGAAGAAGTCGCACTACGTGTTCAATCTGCGCGATCTGTCCAAGTGTGTGCAGGGAGTGCTGCAGGCCGATTCGTCGAGCTATATAAATCCGATACAGCTGATGCGCTTGTTCTACCACGAGTCGCTGCGCATATTCTACGATCGGCTGATCAACGAGGAGGATAAGCTTTACTTTAAGCAATTGCTGCAGGACTGTTGTGAAAAGTTTTTCGAAACAACCGTTGTGCAGCCGGAGGAAACCATCATGTTCGGCGACTTTATGGTGTTCGGACAGGCGGCTGACGATCGTGTGTACGAGGAGATCAAGGAGATGAAGAAGCTGAAGTCGATCTTGGTGGACTATTTGGAGGATTATAATGGCACGGTTGGGTCGGAGATGAACCTGGTGTTCTTTGCCGATGCGGTCGAACATATTGTGCGGTTGGCGCGATTGCTGCGCTCGGAACGAGGCAACGGGCTGCTGGTCGGGGTGTCCGGTATGGGTAAGCAGAGCCTGGCAAAGCTAGCGTCCCACATCAACGGCTACCAGTGTCACCAGATAGCGCTGCGGCGCGGTTACGATCACAGCTGCTTCCATGAGGATCTGCGTCGTATCTATTGGATTGCTGGGGTGCTGAACAAGCCAACCGTTTTCCTTATTACCGACACGCAAATCGTGCATGAGGCGTTCATGGAGGACATTAACAACATTTTGAATTCCGGCGAAGTGCCGAACCTGTTCGAAGGCGACGAGTATGAGAAAATCATTCTAAACTCCAGACAACCGTGCATCGAGAGTGGATACGCGAACCAGACGCGCGACGGCATTTTTGAGTTCTTCATCAAACGGGTCAGGGCAAACCTGCATGTGATTATGTGCATGAGCCCGGTCGGCGATACGTTCCGGGGTCGATGTCGCATGTTTCCTTCGCTGGTGAACTGCTGCACGATCGATTGGTTCGTGAAGTGGCCCGCCGAGGCGTTGCGTAGCGTAGCGATCGGTTCCCTCAAGGATGTCTCCGATAACGAGGTGCAGTGCAAGCATCTGGCCCAAATCTGCGTCATGATACACGAGAGCGTGGAAAGCATTTCCGAACGATTCTATCGCGAAATGCGTCGCCATTATTACACCACGCCCAGCAGCTACCTGCAGCTGCTGAACCAGTACCGGGTGCTGGTCCAGAAGCGGATCGATTCGATCGTACAGAAGAAGGATCGGATCGCCAACGGGTTGAGCAAGATACTGGAAACGAACCAGGTGGTGGCGGAAATGGGTGAGGAGTTGAAAAAGTTCGTTCCGATACTGGAGGAGAAGTCGAAAAACATGAAGGAACTGCTCGCGAAACTGGACAAGGACAATGCGATGGCGGAGAGCGTGAAGAAGAGTGTGGCGAAAGATGAGGCGGAGGCTAAAATTAAAGCATCCGAAACGCAGGAGATTGCTGACGAGGCGGCGAAGGACTTGGAGATCGTGATGCCAACGCTACAGGCGGCACAGGACGCGCTTAAATCGCTTAACAAAAACGACATCAATGAGCTGCGCGTGTTCCAGAAGCCACCGAAGCTGGTGCAGTTTGTGATGGAAGCCGTGTGCATCTTGCTCGGAGCGAA ACCGGACTGGAACACGGCCAAGGTGGTGATgtcggatgtgaactttttgAAGAAGCTGGAGGACTACGACAAGGAACACATTTCCGAAGCCATCATCAAGAAAATTAAGACATACGTTGACCATAAGGATTTCCAACCGGCG ACGATTGAGAAAGTTTCCAAAGTGGCCAAGTCCATGTGCCTGTGGGTTATTGCCATCGAGAAGTATGCCAAAATTTACAAGGTAGTAGAGCCGAAGATCAAGCGCCAGAAGGCAGCGGAACAGGAGCTGGGCGAGGTAATGCAGCTGCTCAAGTCGAAGCAGAGCGAGCTGGCGGAAATCGAAGCCAAAATTACCATGCTCATGGCAAACTTGGAAGAGAAGAAGCGCGAGATGAAGCTGCTGCAGGATCACAACGATCTTACCAGCGCTCGGCTAAACCGTGCCGGTCGGTTAACGTCAGCCCTGGCCGACGAGGAAGTACGGTGGCGCGAGACGGTGAAGCAACTGACGGCGGAACATTTTGCCGTACCGGGCGATGTGCTGGTTGCGTCCGCGTACGTCGCCTACCTGGGCGCCTTTCCCATCGACTACCGCCGCACACTGTCCGAAATTTGGGTGTCCGAGTGCAAGCGGCTAAACATTCCGAGCAGCCCCACCTTTAGTCTCGTGCAAATTCTGGGCGATTCGTATCAGATTCGCCAGTGGAACATGTACGGGCTGCCGCGCGACGAAATATCCGTGGAAAATGGTATCATCGCGACGGAAGGTGGTCGTTGGCCGCTTATGATCGATCCGCAAGAGCAAGCTAACCGCTGGATACGCAACATGGAGTCCCGAAACGAGCTGCGCATAATCAAGCTAACCGATGGGAATATGATGAGAATATTGGAAATTTG CATTAGGCAGGGATTTCCAATGCTGATCGAAGATGTCCAGGAAACGTTGGATCCTGTGCTGGGAACGGTGCTGATGAAACAGATCTTTCTACAGAACGGCCGACTGATGATCAAACTGGGCGACGTCGACGTGGATTACGATACGAACTTCCGACTCTACATGACTACGAAGCTCCCGAATCCACACTTTCTACCGGAGATTTGTATTCAAGTTAGTTTGGTCAACTTCCTCGTTTCGAGAAGCGGTCTGGAGGATCAACTATTGGC CGAGATCATCAAGATCGAGCTACCGGAAATGGAGAAGCAGCGTAACGATCTTATTACGACCATCAATGCAGATaagcagcaactgctgctgctcgaagaCAAGATACTGAAGGTGCTGTACAGCTCGCAAGGCAACATTCTCGATGATGAGGAGCTGGTAGAGTCGCTGAACGAATCGAAAGAAATGTCTACCATCATCGCCGATCGGCTCATCGAAACGGAGCGCACAGAACTGAACATTGCAGCCACACGCGAAAAGTACCGCGTGCTCGCCGCACGTGGCGCCATTCTGTACTTCGTCGTAGCCTCACTGTCCGAGATTGATCCGATGTACCAGTTTAGTTTGCGCTACTTTACCCAAGTGTACTGCTCCGTGGTTGAGCAACCGCACGCCCGGATGGATCTGCCGGAGCGCCTTGCCACCCTGCTCGAGGATATCACCTTCACCGTGTTTGCCAACATTTGCCGGGGACTGTTCGAGAAGCATAAGCTGATTTGTGGATTTTTGGTAGCGTTTGCCATCTGCCGCGAGGCGCAACAGTTTTCGGACGAAGAGTTTAGCTTTATCGTGCGCGGACCATCGCAGCGCAAGTTTTCGCTCGAAGGCAAACCACCGTTCCTGACGGATAGTCAATGGATTGCCTGCTGCTTTCTCGAGGTGTACGATTCGGTTAAGTTTGCGGAGCTCACAAAGCAGCTGCACCGGACGCTGCTGATCCGTATCGAGGATTTCCAGGAGGATCTTTGCCTTGCACCTGTTCCCGCACCGGCAGCGATCGATTGGAACGCAAGGCTCTCGGTTTCGGAGAAGCTTATGCTGGTGGCAGCGCTTAAGGACGAATTTCTGGTGATTGCCGTCACCGAGTTCATTCGCCATGCGCTGGGAAAGCGATACACCGAGCCACCGAAAAATACGAGCCTAGCGTCACTGTACGCGGACATATCGCCTACCATCCCGCTCGTGTTCGTGCTGTCGGCGGGATCCGATCCGATGACGGCGCTGATCAAATTTGCCCAAGAACGGGACTGTGTTGAGCGGCTGCACTCAATTTCGCTCGGCCAGGGCCAGGGACCGGCGGCGGAATCTCTTATCGAAGCCGGCACCCGTGGCGGCCATTGGGTGTTTTTACAAAACTGCCATCTTGCCACGTCCTGGATGGAGGCGATGGAGAAAATCGTAAACCGAATCGCGATGGGATTGCAAACGGTCGATGCCAGCTTCCGGCTGTTCTTGTCATCCATGCCGGTACGCACCTTCCCGATCAGTGTGCTGCAGAACTCGGTGAAGGTAACAAACGAACCGCCGAAAGGGTTGCGATCGAATCTGGTACGTTCGCTAACCGAGCTGGACCGTAGCTGGTTCGAGTTCCATGTGCTCGGAGCACAGTGGCGAGCACTGGTCTTCGGGCTTTGCATGTTCCACGGTGTTATTCTGGAGCGGCGCAAGTTTGGTCCACTCGGGTGGAACATAACGTACGAGTTTAGTGAGAGCGACCGCGAATGTGCCCTCCGCACGCTGGATATCTATTGCGATCGCGAGCAAAGGGCGCCGATACCGTGGGATGCGCTGGAATACATCAACGGAGAGATAACGTACGGGGGGCGTGTAACGGACGTGTGGGACCAACGATGTTTGCGGGCAGTGCTGAAacgtttttcttcccccctGATCCTGACCGACGGTTACAGCTACAGTGGGAGTGGATTGTACCGCTGCCCCGCCGGCGACGAAGCACGCAAGATCGATGGATTTTTGGAGTACGCCGGCCAGCTGTCCATACACGATCCGCCGGACATATTCGGCATGCACGAGAATGCAAACATCATTTTCAATCGGAACGAAACGTACTTCTTCCTCAGCACGCTGCTCGAAAGCCAATCGGGTGGGGACAGTTTGGGTGAAGAGGCGATGGCCGCCATGGACAAGATGTGTTTGGAGAAGATTGATTCGATTCGCAAGGCGGTTGCTCCCAGCATTGGATACGACGAGCTGCATCCGAGTTTGCTGCAGCGAGACGCCAAAAATCGCATTCCCTCACTGACGACGGTGTTGCTGCAGGAGGTGGACCGGTTCGATCGGCTTTTGTCCGTACTGCACGGTAGCTTGCGCGATCTCGAGAAAGCCATTCAAGGGTTTGTGGTAATGTCGGAGAGTTTGGAAACGATCTACCGAGCATTCGGCAACAATCAAGTACCGCAGGCCTGGCACTCGAAGGGCTACCTTTCGACGAAGACGCTTGCCAGCTGGGTGACGGATTTGCAGCATCGCATTGAGTACGTACGGAGCTGGTGCGTGGAGGGGTTGCCCATCTCTTCGTGGGTTTGTGGTCTGTTTTTCCCACAATCGTTCCTCACAGGGACGCTACAGACGTACGCTCGCAAGCATAACGTTCCCATCGACACGCTACGGTTTGATTTCGAAATAATGAGCGTAACGTTACATCAATCGGCGATTTATGAGGATCGTTCCAAGCAG GGCACTAGCGAACTGTTCCAAAATCTGAACCCTCCGGGTGATGGAATCTTCATCCACGGCCTGTTCATTGAAGCCGGTCGGTGGGATCCGGCAGAGGGAGGTCTCTGCGATGCTAGGCACCGGGAGTTGATTGCCCATCTGCCCGTCGTGTGGTTAAAGCCTTGCACGGATCTTACGGTAGGCAATCGCTACGAGGCACCACTGTACAAAACGAGCGTACGAGCGGGAGTACTATCGACGACCGGGCAATCGACCAATTTCGTACTATCTGTACTGCTTGATTCAGAACTGCCATCCGATTACTGGATTTTGCGGGGAACTGCTCTCGTTACATTAATAACGGATTAA